One Undibacter mobilis genomic region harbors:
- a CDS encoding helix-turn-helix domain-containing protein — MDRADDILYKSNMPRSPLKPAILTYNLFGEDRDLPDVVHCETIAARSVLHDWQFPPHRHGRLHQVLLIAKGGARANIEGREFRLRPMVAVNMPAGHVHGYQFTRGTQGWVVTIATEILDEAVAPSEGLSRVLSNAALLRATPAMRRLMQDIFTEYDGRNFARAHVLKSLSAALLGLVARQLATQNARGATSAGDRLVDRFEVLIDNHYREHWEVARYAAALKVTPTHLSRLTRGAFGCPASHLIRDRLVREARRQLVYTNMPVSKVAYALGFNDPAYFTRTFTVATGLSPSEFRERVHKGK, encoded by the coding sequence ATGGATCGAGCCGACGATATCTTGTACAAATCGAACATGCCGCGCAGCCCGCTGAAACCCGCGATCCTGACCTACAATCTGTTCGGCGAGGACCGCGACCTCCCCGACGTGGTGCATTGCGAGACCATCGCCGCGCGTTCGGTGCTGCACGACTGGCAGTTTCCGCCGCACCGCCACGGCCGGCTGCATCAGGTGCTGCTGATCGCCAAGGGCGGCGCCCGCGCCAATATCGAGGGCCGTGAGTTCCGGCTCCGGCCGATGGTCGCGGTCAACATGCCGGCCGGCCACGTTCACGGCTACCAGTTTACCCGGGGCACGCAGGGCTGGGTGGTGACCATCGCCACCGAGATTCTCGACGAGGCGGTCGCGCCGTCTGAGGGCCTGTCGCGCGTGCTGTCGAATGCGGCGCTGTTGCGCGCCACGCCGGCCATGCGCCGGCTGATGCAGGACATCTTCACAGAATATGACGGCCGCAACTTCGCGCGCGCCCATGTACTCAAATCGCTGTCGGCGGCGCTGCTCGGCCTCGTCGCGCGCCAGCTCGCGACGCAAAACGCGCGCGGCGCAACGAGCGCCGGCGATCGGCTGGTCGATCGCTTCGAGGTCTTGATCGACAATCATTATCGCGAACATTGGGAGGTTGCGCGCTATGCCGCGGCGCTGAAAGTAACGCCGACGCATCTGTCGCGACTCACGCGCGGGGCATTCGGCTGTCCGGCTTCGCACCTGATCCGCGACCGGTTGGTACGCGAGGCGCGGCGGCAACTGGTCTATACCAACATGCCGGTGTCGAAGGTGGCCTACGCTCTCGGCTTCAACGATCCAGCTTATTTCACGCGCACCTTCACGGTCGCAACGGGGCTATCGCCGAGCGAATTTCGTGAACGGGTGCATAAGGGGAAGTAG
- a CDS encoding YbaB/EbfC family nucleoid-associated protein produces the protein MRDFMGMMKQAAQLQSKMQEMQAELDTIEVEGTAGGGMVKVTLTAKGALKGVKIDDSLLQPSEKDIVEDLLVTAHADARRKAETVLAEKMKAVTGGLPLPPGLLG, from the coding sequence ATGCGGGATTTCATGGGCATGATGAAGCAGGCCGCGCAGCTGCAGTCGAAAATGCAGGAAATGCAGGCTGAGCTCGACACTATCGAAGTCGAAGGCACTGCCGGCGGCGGCATGGTCAAGGTGACGCTCACTGCCAAGGGCGCGCTCAAGGGCGTCAAGATCGACGACTCGCTGTTGCAGCCCTCCGAGAAGGACATTGTCGAGGACCTGCTCGTCACGGCGCATGCCGACGCGCGTCGCAAGGCTGAGACCGTGCTCGCCGAGAAGATGAAGGCGGTAACTGGCGGCCTGCCGCTGCCGCCCGGGCTGTTGGGGTAA
- the recR gene encoding recombination mediator RecR, with product MPAAVAGPEIEKLIQLLARLPGLGPRSARRAALFLIKKREQVMTPLTTALQTALEKIVVCKICGNIDTQDPCTVCTDTRRDQSILVVVADVADLWALERAHAVNGRYHVLGGTLSPLDGVGPQDLSIEALVKRAHEPEVKEVILALNATVDGQTTAHYITELLTDANVKVTRLAHGVPVGGELDYLDEGTLSAAMKQRTLF from the coding sequence ATGCCCGCCGCCGTTGCCGGCCCCGAAATCGAAAAGCTGATCCAGTTGCTGGCGCGGCTGCCGGGCCTTGGCCCGCGCTCGGCGCGCCGCGCGGCGCTGTTCCTGATCAAGAAGCGCGAGCAGGTGATGACGCCACTCACCACTGCGCTGCAGACCGCGCTTGAGAAGATCGTCGTCTGCAAGATCTGCGGTAACATCGACACGCAGGATCCGTGTACGGTCTGCACCGATACGCGCCGCGATCAATCGATACTCGTCGTTGTCGCCGATGTTGCCGATCTGTGGGCGCTGGAGCGTGCGCACGCAGTCAACGGCCGTTATCATGTGCTGGGCGGCACCTTGTCGCCGCTCGACGGCGTCGGTCCGCAGGACCTGTCGATCGAAGCCCTGGTCAAGCGTGCCCATGAGCCGGAGGTCAAAGAAGTCATCCTCGCGCTCAACGCCACTGTCGATGGCCAGACCACGGCGCATTACATCACCGAGCTGCTCACGGACGCCAATGTGAAGGTCACGCGCCTTGCGCACGGCGTGCCGGTCGGCGGCGAACTCGATTATCTCGACGAAGGCACGCTGTCGGCGGCGATGAAGCAGCGGACTTTGTTTTAA
- the pobA gene encoding 4-hydroxybenzoate 3-monooxygenase has product MKTQICIIGGGPSGLLLSQLLHLKGIDNVLLEKHTRDYVLARIRAGVLEHGFARLMREAGCGERMDREGEVHDGVFISHDGRLDRIDLHKYSGGSSVIVYGQTEVTRDLYDARDRMNGKVIHEADDVAPHDLGSDKPYVTYNKGGASHRVDCEYIIGADGFHGVSRKSIPAGVLREYERVYPFGWLGVLSQTKPVSPELIYAKHKNGFALCSLRSQVLSRYYIQVPLTDTVENWSDDAFWAELKNRLPADVAARLQTGPSIEKSIAPLRSYVAEPMRYGRLFLAGDAAHIFPPTGARGLNSAASDIYYLYHAMVDHYHKRDDAGLDGYSEKALARVWKAQRFSWWMTTMLHRFPDNSPYEDRLQDTELAYLLSSDAAKSAMAENYVGLPF; this is encoded by the coding sequence ATGAAAACCCAGATTTGCATCATTGGCGGCGGCCCGTCCGGCCTGTTGCTGTCGCAGCTCCTGCATCTCAAGGGCATCGACAACGTCCTCCTCGAAAAGCACACTCGCGACTACGTCCTGGCGCGCATTCGCGCCGGCGTGCTCGAGCACGGGTTTGCCCGACTGATGCGCGAGGCCGGCTGCGGCGAGCGCATGGACCGCGAAGGCGAAGTTCACGACGGCGTGTTCATTTCCCATGACGGGCGGCTCGACCGAATCGACCTGCACAAATATTCCGGCGGCTCCTCCGTCATCGTCTATGGCCAGACCGAAGTGACGCGCGACCTCTACGATGCGCGCGACCGCATGAACGGCAAGGTCATTCACGAGGCCGATGACGTGGCGCCGCATGATCTCGGCAGCGACAAGCCCTATGTGACTTACAACAAGGGCGGCGCCAGCCACCGTGTCGATTGCGAGTACATCATCGGCGCCGACGGTTTCCATGGCGTCAGCCGCAAGTCGATTCCCGCCGGCGTGCTGCGTGAATATGAGCGGGTCTATCCGTTCGGCTGGCTCGGCGTGCTGTCGCAGACCAAACCGGTGTCGCCGGAACTGATCTACGCCAAGCACAAGAACGGTTTCGCGCTCTGCTCCCTGCGCTCACAAGTGCTGAGCCGCTATTACATCCAGGTGCCGCTCACCGATACGGTCGAGAACTGGTCGGATGATGCGTTCTGGGCCGAACTGAAGAATCGTTTGCCGGCGGATGTGGCGGCGCGGCTGCAAACCGGGCCGTCGATCGAAAAGAGCATTGCGCCGCTGCGTAGCTATGTCGCCGAACCGATGCGCTACGGCCGGCTGTTCCTGGCCGGCGATGCCGCACACATCTTCCCGCCGACCGGCGCGCGTGGCCTCAACAGCGCGGCGTCCGATATCTACTATCTCTACCACGCCATGGTCGATCACTATCACAAGCGCGACGACGCCGGCCTTGACGGCTATTCGGAGAAAGCGCTGGCGCGGGTTTGGAAGGCGCAGCGCTTCTCCTGGTGGATGACCACCATGCTGCATCGCTTCCCCGACAATTCGCCCTATGAGGACCGGCTGCAGGACACCGAACTGGCTTATCTGCTGTCGTCCGACGCGGCGAAAAGCGCGATGGCGGAAAACTACGTCGGCCTGCCGTTCTAA